Within Eggerthella timonensis, the genomic segment GCAGCCTTCCGCGATCGCGCCCGCGCGCAACTCGATGCCGCGGGATTGGTCGAGGCGCAGGGGTCGCTGCGGCGCTCGCGCACCCTGCTCGACGAGGCCAAGGACGTCCGCGCCGAGAACAACCTGTTCCAGCAGCGATTGCAGGCGCTCGTGTCGCGCCGCAGCGCGCTCGAGGAGAGGCTCGCGTCCGCGAAGCGCCAGCGCCGCCGCCTGTACGAGCGCATCGACCTGCGCGCCGAGCGCACGATCGACGCCATCGACGACGCCATCGCGCAAAAGTCCCAGCAGCGCATGGGCCTGCTCGAGACGAGCGAGGGCCTCAACCGCCGCTACGGCGAGCTCAAGCAGGAGCTTTCCCATGCCGAGCACCTGCGCGATTTCGACGAGTACAAGCTGCTCTACCAGCAGATTCGCACGCGCCAAGACGAGAGCGCGCAGGATTACGCGCGGCTGCTGCTGGCGCGGCGCATGCTCGAGTCGGCCATCGCCACCTGGGAAAGCAAAAGCCAGCCGGAAGTGTATCGCCAGGCTAGCCGCCTGCTTTCGCTCATGACCGACGGCCGCTGGACCAAGGTGAGCCTCACTGCCGAAGGCCGCTTGCAGGTGACGGACGCGGTGAAGACGACACGCGATCCCAGCCACCTGTCGCTCGGCACGTGCCAGCAGCTGTACCTCGCGCTGCGCATCGCGCTGCTCATGACCGCCGACAACGTGGGCCGCGCCGTTCCCATCCTGGCCGACGACATACTCGTGAACTTCGACTCCGCCCGTCGTGCCGGCGCTGCCCGCGCGCTGGCCGAGCTTGCCCGGATGCGCCAGGTGATCCTCTTCACCTGCCATGAAGAAATCGTCGAGACGATGAGGGAAGCCGATTCGACGCTGAATGAAGTCGAACTGTAATATACTGTGATTCTGCGATACAAACACCGAAAGGACGAAGAGACATGCCGAGCACGGTTCTGATTGGCGCCCAGTGGGGCGACGAAGGCAAGGGCAAAGTCACCGACCTGATCGCGCGCGAGTACGATTACGTGGTTCGCTACCAGGGCGGCAACAACGCGGGTCACACGGTCATCCACGGCGACAAGAAGCTCGCGCTGCATCTCATGCCCTCCGGCGTCATGTACGAGCACGCGGTTCCGGTCATCGGCAACGGCGTGGTGGTGGATCCGGGCGTGCTCATCAAGGAGATGGCCATGCTGGAAGCCGAGGGCATCTCCTGCAAGAACCTCAAGATCTCGTGCGACGCGCATGTGATCATGCCCTACCACAAGGATTTCGACGGCGCCGACGAGAAGCGCCTCGGCGACAACAAGATCGGCACCACGAAGCGCGGCATCGGGCCCTGCTACCAGGACAAGGTGGCGCGCAAGGGCATCCGCATCCAGGATCTGCTCGACGAGAAGATCTTCCGTCTCAAGCTGGAGGCGGTGCTGTCCCAGAAGAATCCCATCCTCGAGAAGATCTACGGTCTGCACACCTACACGGTGGAGGAGATCTGCGAGGAGTACCTCCCCTACGCGCGCATCCTCAAGCCGTACATGGCCGAAACGGCCCAGCTGCTGAACGAGGCCGTGCGTGCCGGCAAGTCCATCCTGTTCGAGGGCGCGCAGGGCACGCTGCTCGACATCGACCACGGCACGTATCCCTACGTCACGTCCTCGTCGTGCTGCGCCGGCGGCGCCGCCACCGGCACGGGTGTGGGCCCCACGGTCATCGATCGCGTGCTCGGCATCCAGAAAGCCTACGTCACGCGCGTGGGCGAGGGCCCCTTCCCCACGGAGCAGCGTTTCCCCGAGGACGGCGGCGAAGGCGAGGAAGCCGAAGTGGGCGAGCTCCTGTGCAAGGTGGGCCACGAGTTCGGCGTGACCACGGGGCGCAAGCGCCGCTGCGGGTGGTTCGACGCGGTCATCGCGCGCTATGCGGCCGAGGTCAACGGCCTCACCGACGTGGCGCTGACGAAGCTCGACGTGCTGAGCGCGTTCGACACCATCAAGGTGTGCACGGCCTACGAGTGCGAAGGCAAGCTGTACGATTACTTCCCGATGCAGCAGAGCGTGCTGTTCCATGCGAAGTCCGTGTACGAGGAGCTTCCGGGTTGGAAGGACGTCGACATCACCGGATGCCGCACGTTCGAGGAACTTCCCGAGAACGCGCAGCGCTACGTCGAGTACCTGGAGAAGATCACCGGCGTGCCGGTCAGCATCATCGCCGTCGGCCCCGATCGCGACCAGACCATCATGCGCGGCTGGGATCGGTGATGTTCCGCCGTTCTGCCGAACGGCGGAACGGCTCGACGCGGTAAAGCGTCGATGCGTCCGACCTCGCGGCGATGCCGACGGCTCGCGTACCGAAGTACGCTTCGCCACCGCCATCCTCACGATCTCGGTTACCTCGACGCTTCTCGCTGACTGTACGAACGACCTGTGCGGCACCGTTTGTTTCACGTGAAACAAATCGTCGCAAAAGCGTGCGATAAGGGAACAAATGTTTCACGTGAAACATGGCATTGAACCATTGAGAGGGCTTTGGGTTTGAAAGGACCTGACATGAACATCTTGGTATTGGGTGGCGGCGGCCGCGAGCATGCTATCGCGTGGGCGCTGGCGAAGTCCCCGCGTACCGACAACCTGTACGTGGCGCCGGGCAACGGCGGCACGGACGGCATCGCCCAGAACGTCGCGGGCCTGAACGCCGAAAACGGCCAGGACGTGCTTGCGTTCGTGCGCGAGCACGGCATCGACCTCGTGGTCATCGGCCCGGAGGCTCCGCTCGTGGCCGGGGTGGCCGACGTGCTGCGCGCCGAAGGCGTGGCCGTGTTCGGCCCTGATGCGCAAGGCGCGCAGCTCGAGGGCAGCAAGACGTACAGCAAGGAATTCATGGACGCCAACGGCATCCCCACGGCGCGCTACGCGAGCTTCACCGAACTCGAGCCGGCGCTGGCCTACGTGCGCGAGCTGGGCGCGCCCATCGTGGTGAAGGCCGACGGCCTCGCGGCGGGCAAGGGCGTCATCGTGGCCGAGGAGCTGGAGGACGCGGAAGACGCCGTGCGCTCCTGCTTCGACGGCGCGTTCGGCGACGCCGGCAACGTGGTGCTGGTCGAAGAGTTCCTCACCGGCCCCGAGTGCTCGCTGCTCGCGTTCGTCACGGGCGGCAAGGCTCATTGCATGGTGACGGCGCAGGACCACAAGCGCGCGTTCGACGGCGACCGCGGGCCCAACACCGGCGGCATGGGCGTGTACTCGCCGGTGCCCATCGTGGAAGCAGACGAGCTCACCGCCATGCGCGAGATCATGGAGCGCTCGGCGGCCGCTACGGCGCGCGACCCGTTCGTGAACGACTACCGCGGCGTGCTGTACGGCGGCTTCATGCTGACCCCCCAGGGCCCGAAGGTGCTCGAGTTCAACGCGCGCTTCGGCGACCCCGAGACGCAGGTGGTGCTGCCCCGCCTCGAGTCCGACCTCGTGGATATCATGCTGGCCGTTGCCGAGGGCCGTCCCGACGACATCGACCTGCGCTGGTCCGAGCAGTGGGCCGTATGCGTGGTGCTGGCCAGCGAAGGCTACCCGGGCGCGTACGAGAAGGGCAAGGTCATCCTCGGCATCGACGAGGCCGAGGAGATCGAGGGCGTGACGGTGTTCCATGCCGGAACCGCCAAGAACTTCGACGACGAGCTGGTCACCGCCGGCGGCCGCGTGCTGAACGTGGTGGCCTTGGGCGATTCGTTCGACGACGCCCGCGAGAAGGCGTACGAGGCGTGCGACCTCATCAACTTCGAGGGTAAACAATACCGCAGCGATATCGGAAAACGCGCCGCCGCCGGGCGTGCCGCGTGGGAGAACTGACGGTGCGCCGTTCTGCCGAACGGCGCACCTAGTCGACGCTGCGAAGCGCCGAGGCACCCCGCCTTGCGGCTTTTGCGCTTTCCCTCACGTGCGAACGCACGCTCGGCCGCGCAACACCGCAATGCGAGGCACCTCGGCGCTTCTCGCTGACTTTTTTGGACTGGAGAGTTTTAGATGCTTTCAGAACGTTTGCTTACCACGGTCGTGCGTCAATGCACGAAGAACTACCTGCGTCTGGAACCGACGCAGGAACGACGCGTGCCCGGCCCGGTTCCCGGCCAGAAGTACATGCTGTACATGCACGTGCCGTTCTGCGAGCGGCTGTGCCCGTACTGCTCGTTCAACCGCTTCCCGTTCGCGGAGGATCGTGCAACGCCCTACTTCGCCAACATGCGCAAGGAAATGCTCATGTTGAAGGACCTGGGCTACGATTTCGAAAGCCTGTACGTGGGCGGCGGCACGCCGACGATCATGATCGATGAGCTGTGCGACACCATCGACATGGCGCGCGAGACGTTCTCCATCGGCGAGGTGTCGAGCGAGACGAACCCGAACCACCTGATCCCGGCCTACTTGGACAAGCTGCAAGGCCGCGTCCAGCGTCTGTCGGTGGGCGTGCAGAGCTTCGATAACGACCTGCTCAAGCAGATGGACCGCTACGACAAGTACGGCAGCGGCGAGGAAATCCTCGAGCGCATCGGCGAGGCGAGCCCCTACTTCACGTCGCTCAACGTGGACATGATCTTCAACTTCCCGGCGCAGACCGAAGACGTGCTGTTCTCCGATATCGAGCGCGTGGTTGAAAGCGGCACGAGCCAAACCACGTTCTACCCGCTTATGGCAAGCCCCAGCGTCGCCCGCTCACTCGCTCGTACCGTGGGCAAGGTCGATTACGCCCGCGAGCAGCGCTTCTACGAGATCATCTCCGAAGTGCTGGCCGGTGGCGAGAACCCGTTGTTCGAGCACGGCAGCGCCTGGACGTTCAACAAGCGCGGCACGGGCGCGGCAGGCGAGGACGCGATGATCGACGAGTACGTGGTCGATTACGAGGAGTATCCGGCCATCGGCAGCGGCGGCATCACGTACCTGGGCAACAACCTGTACGTGAACACGTTCTCGGTGAACGACTACAACGACGCTATCGAGCACGACCGCATGTCGCTCATGGGCAAGGCCACGTTCTCGAAGCACGATCAGATGCGGTATCGTTTCATGATGCAGCTGTTCGGCCTGCGCCTCGACAAACGCCAGTTCGAGAAGGATTTCGGCGTGACCGTGGAGCGCGGTTTGCCCGTGGAGATGGCGTTCATGAAGGCGTCGGGCGCGTTCGATCGCGACAATGCGGACGAGCTGACGCTCACGCCGAAGGGGCGCTACCTCATGGTGGTGATGATGCGCCAGTTCTTCATCGGCGTGAACAACCTACGCGACCAGGCCCGCGCCGCCCTCGTCGGCGAAGAGCGAGAGCTGATCTTCGGCGACGGAAAATAACCCGCCGCACCCGTCAATCAAAAGTTGAAACGCCCGCGCATTGCCGCGGGCGTTTCTGTTGTATACGTTCCAGTTTCGATATCCCCCCGTGTCGTAAGTGTTATGATGCATAGCTAAAGCTTTTTGCGCTCAATCGCCTGGTAGGAGAAGGAAAAAGCATAGCAATGACCGATCGGGTTAAGCATACGGCGGGTTTCACGCTCGCTGAGCTGATGATGAGCATCGCCATCATTCTCGTCCTTGCGGCCATCGCTATTCCTTCTTTCATGACCGCTCAGAACAACATGCGCATGGTCGAGCTCAACAGCGCAGCCCAATCCATCGCCAACGCTGCCCAAACCCAGATGACCGCGAAGAAGGTGTCGGGCACGTGGATGGACTTGGTGAGAGACGGCGACAACTACAAGAGCGATTTCCCGGTAGCCCGGCTGGCGCAGACTGATACGAACGTGCGCCTCATGACCGCGGCCACCGCGCGCTCGCAAGGCATCGCTCCGTCTCTCTCCATTGACGACACGGTTCGCAATGCTGATTACATCATCGAATTCGACGCTTCCACCGCGTCGGTGACCAGGGTGTTCTATTCCGATGGCAAGTCGGGGTTCTTCGGAACCTCAACTCCTGCCGACGGCGCTGTTCTGACCTACTACACCGCGAACGGCGCTGCTCCCGACGATCAGGACCGTCGCTTGCGAAACAACCCTATGGTCGGCTACTACGAAGGCACCCCTGCGGGTGCGACCTCCGAGGTTGCTCTCAGGAATCCGGTGATTTGGGTGGATGAAAAGACCGGCTGCCTGATGATCCAGGACCCGAACATCTCCGAAGACGGAAGCGCAGGCTCGACGAACGCGACGGTGCGCATCGAGAACACGACTCAGGGAGTATCGTTCGTGTTGTCGGGCTTGAGCAAAGAGGCGTCGACCCTCTCTGTGAGCGACGACGAGGGGACGGACGCGTTCGGGCTTTCAGGTTCCGAGGCGAGCGATGTGGTTGTCCTGGTCGGTCGTGATGGCGTTGCGCCCGGAAACGTGTACTCCATCGATCTCAACAAACTGTCGGACAAAGCGACCGCCAAAGGTTCAGATACGCTGAAGGGCATTTTCGCGAAATGCCAGAGGAACGACGATCTGAAGGTGCAGGTCGAGCTTCAAGACTCGCAGAGACCGTGCGTTCCTGCGAAGGCCGCTGCCAACATCAAGTGGCCCGAATCGGTCGGCAAGCTCACCTTCATGGTGACGAACCCGTATTCGGAAGCGGTGAAAGCCGACGAGGCGGCTGACGACAATGCTTCTGACGGGGATGGAGAATCCCAGGCATCGCCGTATAAAGAGCCTGTCGTGCTTGTGACCGACGATACAGGCGATCCGGCCGTTGGCAAGGATGTCATGCAACTCTCGGAAGACATGGACCATTACCTGCGCCGCACCGATGCGAACGCGAAGCTCAAATCGGAGAACGCGCAAGCCGCATACCAGTCGTACAAAGGCGCCAGCGTGCCTTCCTCTTCGGTTCGCAACGACAGCACGTTCCGCTTTCAGGCGACCGTGGGCTCGTACAACCAGCATGAGTATCAGATCTGGGAGCTTTGGCTGAAGCGCGCCGACAACGGCGAGATGATGCGCGTGGGCTACCTGAACGGCGACGCGTGGGAGTGGGCGAAGTTCACGCAGGCAGGGGTGCAGTACGATTATGCGCCTTTGAACGAGTGCTTCACGTGGTACGACAAAAACGGGACCTCGTACAACAGCATTGCGGGCATGGATACCGACGAGCTTGGAATAGTGACCGTAGCTTTCAATGCGAGCGCGTTTTACAATACCGCGTCCACGTATCCCGGTTTGCAGATCGCCGACGAAGACGATAATGCCATGTTGTACGTGCGTACGGCTCCGAGGTCGTCCGAAGTACAGGCCTATTTCACGAGCTTGAGCAAGAGCGATACTCAGGGTCAGGGAAGCGATCTCGTGGCTTCTTTCTTGAAATCGGGCACCGATCAGACCAGTTCGCGAGGAACGAATCCCTCATCCACCTCGGCGCGCGCCGCGTTCGAGGGTGAATTCGGAGCTTCGTCTTCCGACGTTTCATGGGTCGTGACCAGCCAGATTGAAGCTGGGTTCGAACAAGGGACGTCCTATCTCAATAAAGGCGCGAACGTTCGCGTGTATTATTCGATAGCTCCGGCGATCGGGTTCAAGAACATCAGGGAATACGGGGGCGGCCAGAACGATCAGTACCTTTCGGGCGTTCGCAGCACCAGGATGACCCAGGTGGCGCTCTGGCTTTTCCGGGGAGAATCGTTCGACGCCCTCGAGGCAATGCCGGAAGCGCTTCTGAAAAACGAGAACGACTTCGAATATACCTGTCGCTCGGGATCGAATTACGACTTCAAGCTGACCACGCTCGAAGACTTCCGGTTCTACCGAGTTCTGTCATACTACGACGATGATGCGAAGACCAAGCTCGACTATCCCGATCAGTACGTCCCTCACGTTTTGGTCGACGACGGGGATGTGGCGACCATCCAAAGCTTGCCCAATAAGGAAGACGAGGACTACATATACGAATTTTCGGGGTGGACGACGTCTGACACCAAAGACGGCGTAGGGTCTGTCGCGTGTGCGGCGGGCGATCTGGTGGGAGCTTACGTTGAGCAACTCAATCAAAAAGGAACCAAGCTCAGCGCGACGTATGCCAAGAAAGAAAAGCCCAAGACAACGCTCGGTCTGGTGTACTTGGAATTCGACCAGGATGGCAACGTGTCGGGATCGTACGGCTACACCGATTATCGTGACGGGTCGGAACCACTGCGCGGCCTCGGTTTTGATAATCAAATCGCCGACTGGGGATATTTCCTCCTCGTTCCGGCCGACACCCCTTTTGGCCAAATCGAGATCAAAGGCTCCATTGGTCCGAACAGCTTCGCGAAGGGTGAAGTGATCGCGATCGGCGATGCTCTCTATTACGCATATCGAATCAAAACCGAGAACGTGAGCGACTCCCTGCGCTCCCAGCGGTATTTATCACTAGGCGTTTCATTGAAGAAGACCGATCTCAGCGCGACGTTTTACTTGAACGTCAACTTCGCACACGCTGTAACCATGGATGATGAAGCGGCAAAGCAATGGGGCACGGCGGTCGACCCCTGGAGCGTCCGGCATGCAGCTCAGTTCCCGGGATCGCTCAAATGGAACAACGGGATCAATCTAGAAAACGGTGTCAACGTATCGCTACAATCTTTCTATATGTCTCACCATTTCGTCCAGGAACATGATTTGGACATGGCAGATGCCAACCGGTACTTGCCGTCCGCCGTTAAATTCAACGAGGTGTTCAGAGGCACGTATACGGGCAAGAGTGGAGAGGTTCAGTATGAAATAGACAATGCCTACGTGTATTGTATGACGAAAGACGGCAACGGATACTATTCGGGGAACAACCATGGACAAGGTCTCTTTGGAGAGATAGACGGTGCTACGCTCAACAACATCGTGCTGACGATCTCTGGAAGCCAGGTTGTACTCAGCGGAGCTGGCCAGCAGTCGTTCGGATTGTTGGTCGGTTATGCTCAATCGAGCTTCATCAACGATTGTGCTGTTGTGGGGCGACCTGATGCCGATGGCAACGAAGCAAGCCTGTTATTCAAATCTGCCAACCAGAGTCCCAATGGAATGGGCTGCCTCGTCGGGTATTTCAGCGGTTCTCAGATGTATCGCTCGCGCGTCGAACAGGTCGAGTGGGCGTATAGTCGAATGAAGGATGAAGACTGGGGAGACACCGTGAAGATCGGAGGACTCGTCGGTAGCTCCACGGGTTCGAGCCTTTACGCGTGCTCTATTGAAGATTCGGTTTTCAAAGTGGTTCGAAAGACGTCGTATTCTGCATCCAAAGACGGGCTTTTGTTTGGCGGCTTCATCGGGTACGCGGTTGGTTCGCAGGTATATAACGAGAACCTGAACCATCCGAAGCTGTCCGGCATCACCCTGAGACTGGCTGCGGATCTAAACGAGAAGGGCTTTTCGGCAGGAAGTCTGGCCGGTAAATCGGATGTGCCGTTCGCTCCCATCGACTGGAAACCGGAAAAAGCGTGGTACCAAATCGGCGAAGGCGAGCTTGTACCTTTCGATGCCACGTATGTGGGAAAGTCTTAGGGAACCATTGACCTGGAAAAAACGAACATACCGCTTGAAAGAAGACACCTCTGGCGCCTCCATCGTCATTGCACTGGTATTCTTCCTGATCTGCGGGATCGTCGGCTCCGTCGTAGTGACGGCCGCCTCGGTGCAGGCGAAATCGGTGCAGACGCATAAGGAGCTGCAGCAGGACGAATACGCCATGCAATCGGCTGCGGAGCTGGTGGCCGATCAGTTGGGCGGCTCGGAGGAGATCGAGGAAACCGTCAACGGCACCGTGAACACGGTCAGGAAGAACGCGGTGACGATCGGCGTCAGCTACAACGGCGAAGCGCCCGTTGCGGATGTGTCCCAGGTGCGCACGCAGTTGGGGAAGAGCTTCTGGAGCAAGGAGCGAACCGAGAGCATTCTGGTCCAGTCTGCCGATTACATCATCGGAAAACCTGGGGCGAGCAGCATAGAGATCAAACCGCCTCAAGGCACGAAGCCGGTGTATGCCACGCTCGTGGTGGACACCGATCTGAATATCACGGTGAACATGTCTCTTGATAAGAGTTTTTCTGCAGCTTCTCCTTACAACATGAGGGTGTTCATCCAGTGCACGCCGTCCTACGACATCGACGGAAAGCTGGTACGGTTCTCCTACGGCGACAACACGGTCATAGAGAAAGCGACGGGAGGGGGCTCATGATTCGTCGAGCGCGCGAGGTCGCGCACGCCAAGCTTTCCGACGAGCGTGGAGACTCCATGGTCGAGGCCCTCGTCGCCATCCTCATAGCCGTGCTCGGCGCCACGATGCTTGCGACGATGGTCATGGCGTCGGTGAGCGTAACTGCGAAGAGCGAGCAAGAGCTGAGCGGTGCGCTCACCGCCGAATCGAACTTGTACGATGGAGGAACGCCGGGCAAGGTCGCGGTGCTCGTTCCCGATACCTTCAACTTCGACTTGAGCGATTGCGAAGTCGACGTCCTCCTGTTCAGCTCGGGAGAGTATTCCGCGTATTCGACCGACGATCAGCCGGCCGTTTCCGGGGAGGCGGGTTCGTGAGGAGTTGCAACGCAAAAGGGATACGCCTTCTTCTTGCCTCCCGTCTGCGCGACACGCGGGGGTTCATGATCGCTGAGCAGCTGATCAGCATCATCTTCATCGGGCTGCTGTGCGTCGCGGTGACCGCGGGGCTCGGGGCCGCGATGAGCTCGTACAGCCGCATCACCTTGCAGACGCAGGCCGACGCGCTGCTGTCGCAGGCGGTGGAGCAGGTAAGCGACGAGCTGGTGTACGCGTTGGAGGTGGAGGGCGACGGGGTTCAGTCGGACGGCAATCCGCTGTACTTCACGAGTGCTACGCGACACGAGACGGCCGTGCTTCAAACGCGAGAAGATGGGATTTGGCTGAATTGCAGTGCAGCGGCTCGTCTTGCCTCGACCAAGGACGGTCTCACGCCTCAGCTTGCTAGCCTTTCGTACGACGCAGCTGCTGGCACCTGGTCGTTCCGCATAACCGTACAATCGGGCAGCTCCACGCTTGCCGACACCACCATGACCGTGAAGAGGATAGGATCGTAGATGGCCCATAAACGTTTGGGAGACGTGTTGATCGACGCGGGCCTCATCACCGAGGACCAGCTGGGTCACGCCCTGAAGCAGCAGAAGGAGACGAAGCGCCGCCTGGGCGACGAGCTTATCGCCGAAGGTGTCATCACGGAAGCGGGCCTCATCGAGGCGCTGCAGATGCAGCTGGGCGTGGAGTTCATCGATCTGTCGGCGATCGACCTCGACCCCGACATGAGCCGCGTGATCTCGAAGAACGTCGCGCGTCAGTACAACGTCGTTCCCGTGCGCACCACGCCGGACGAGGTGTGCCTCGCCATGAGCGACCCGCTGAACTTCATGGCCATCGAAGCGGTGAAGAACGCCACGCGCAAACGCGTCGTCCCCATGGTGGCCACGCAAGACTCGCTGATGCGCGCCATCATGACGCTGTACGGCAACGAGGGCGCCGCGCGCGCCATCGAGGAGATGAAGCGCGACGCGCGCGCTACGGGTTCCGACGACGCGGCGGCCGGCTCGTTCCAAACCTCCACGCTGGGAGACGACGCCGACGCGCAGTCCGCCCCTACGGTTCGCCTCGTGAACAGCATCATCGAACGCGCCGCCACCGAGCGCGCGAGCGATATCCACCTCGAGCCGCGCGAAGCAGACCTGCATGTGCGTATGCGCATCGACGGCGTGCTGCGCACGATCCTCACCGTGCCGAAGGAACTGCAAGCCTCGGTCATCTCGCGCCTCAAGATCATGGGCGGCATGAACACCTCGGAGCGTCGCGTGCCCCAGGACGGCCGCGCCAACATCCGCCTCAAGAAGCAGGACATCGACCTGCGTATCAACACGTTGCCCACCATCCATGGCGAGACGGTGGTCATTCGTCTGCTCGACAAGAGCGAAGCGTTGTTCGACCCCAAAGGCATCGGTCTGGAAGGCGACAACCTCGACAAGTACCAGCGCCTCATCGGCGCGAACAACGGCATGGTGCTGATCGTCGGCCCCACGGGCTCGGGCAAGAGCTCCACGATGTACACGATGATCCGCCAGCTGAACACCGACTCGGTGAACCTCGTCACGCTGGAAGACCCCGTCGAGTACAACATCGACGCGGTGAACCAGGTGCAGATCAACGAGAAGACGGGCATGACCTTCGCCAGCGGCCTGCGCGCGATTCTGCGCCAGGACCCCGATATCGTGGCGGTCGGCGAAATCCGCGACGGCGAGACGGCTGAGATCGCCATGCGCGCCGCCATCACCGGACACCTCGTGCTGTCGACCGTGCACACCTACGATGCTGCGTCCACCATCGACCGCCTCATCGACATCGGCGTCGAACCGTACCTCATCGCCAGCGGCGTGCGCGGCGTCATCTCCCAGCGTCTCGTTCGCAAGGTGTGCCCGCATTGTCGTGAGGAGTATCGTCCCGATGCTGAAGAGTTCGACGCGATCGGGCTGCCGTACGATCCTTCCGTCAAGTTCTTCCGCGGAGCCGGGTGCCCCATGTGCTTCGGCACGGGGTACCGCGGGCGCACGGGCGTGTTCGAGATACTCGTCATCGACCGTGCGCTGCGCGGCCACATCACGGGCGGCGCCACGCGCGAAGAGCTGAAGGACGCCATCGATCGCACGGGCTCGTTCAAGACGATGGAGGATAGCTGCCGCGAATTGGTGCTGTCCGGCGTCACCACCGTCGAAGAGGCCCGCAAGACCATCACGGCGCTGGAATAGCGATCACGACCACCTCCCTTTGAGTGAAGGATTTTTTCATGAACGTAGAACAGATCATCGACCTGGCGCATCAAGTGAACGCGTCCGACGTGCACCTCGTGTGCGGGCTGCCCGTGAAGTTCCGCGTGGGCGGTCGCCTCATGGATGCGGGCGTCGACGGGGACGTACCGCTTGCGCACGAGGACTGCGAGCAGCTGGCACGCGAGCTGGCCGGCGACGATTTCGATCGCATCAAACGCATCGGCGAGCTCGACCGCGCCGAGACGATCGCGGGCGTGCGCGTGCGCATCAACCTGTTCCGCCAGCAGGGGCACGTGAGCGCGGCCCTGCGCTTGCTGTCCGATCGCATTCCGGCGCTCGAAACGCTCGGATTGCCGCCGGCGGTCATGGAGTTCCCCAACATCCAACGCGGTATCGTGGTGGTGACGGGCGAAACCGGCAGCGGCAAATCGACGACGCTCGCGGCGCTCATCGACAGCATCAACCACACGCGCGCCGAGAACATCATCACGATGGAAGACCCTATCGAGTACATCTACACGCCTGATCGATCCATCATCTCGCAGCGCGAGGTGGGTCAGGACACGGAAAGCTACCACCATGCTCTGCGCGCGGTGCTGCGCGAGGATCCCGACATCATCCTCATCGGCGAGATGCGCGACCTCGACACCATCCAGACGGCGCTGACCGCGGCCGAGACGGGCCACTTCGTGCTGGCGACGCTGCACACGAAGTCGGCCGCCGACTCCATCGACCGCATGGTGGACGTGTTTCCCGAAGGCTTGCAGCGCCAGGTGCGCATGCAATTGTCCACGACGCTCGTGGCCGTGCTGTCGCAACAGCTGTTGCCGCGTCGCGACGGCATGGGACGCTCGCTGGCTTGCGAGCTCATGATGGTGACGCCCGCCATCCGCAACCTCATTCGCGAGGGCAAGACTCCGCAGATCGCCAGCGCTTTGGCAACGTCGGCCGCCGCTGGCAGCGTGACCATGGACAATGCGTTGATCGCGCTTGCGCGCAACCGCGAGATCGCGTCCGATACCGCCATCGCCGCCGCTCATGACGTCGACTACGTGAGAAAGAACCTCCGCTGATGCCCACCTTCACCTACAC encodes:
- a CDS encoding coproporphyrinogen III oxidase family protein, with product MLSERLLTTVVRQCTKNYLRLEPTQERRVPGPVPGQKYMLYMHVPFCERLCPYCSFNRFPFAEDRATPYFANMRKEMLMLKDLGYDFESLYVGGGTPTIMIDELCDTIDMARETFSIGEVSSETNPNHLIPAYLDKLQGRVQRLSVGVQSFDNDLLKQMDRYDKYGSGEEILERIGEASPYFTSLNVDMIFNFPAQTEDVLFSDIERVVESGTSQTTFYPLMASPSVARSLARTVGKVDYAREQRFYEIISEVLAGGENPLFEHGSAWTFNKRGTGAAGEDAMIDEYVVDYEEYPAIGSGGITYLGNNLYVNTFSVNDYNDAIEHDRMSLMGKATFSKHDQMRYRFMMQLFGLRLDKRQFEKDFGVTVERGLPVEMAFMKASGAFDRDNADELTLTPKGRYLMVVMMRQFFIGVNNLRDQARAALVGEERELIFGDGK
- the purD gene encoding phosphoribosylamine--glycine ligase, giving the protein MNILVLGGGGREHAIAWALAKSPRTDNLYVAPGNGGTDGIAQNVAGLNAENGQDVLAFVREHGIDLVVIGPEAPLVAGVADVLRAEGVAVFGPDAQGAQLEGSKTYSKEFMDANGIPTARYASFTELEPALAYVRELGAPIVVKADGLAAGKGVIVAEELEDAEDAVRSCFDGAFGDAGNVVLVEEFLTGPECSLLAFVTGGKAHCMVTAQDHKRAFDGDRGPNTGGMGVYSPVPIVEADELTAMREIMERSAAATARDPFVNDYRGVLYGGFMLTPQGPKVLEFNARFGDPETQVVLPRLESDLVDIMLAVAEGRPDDIDLRWSEQWAVCVVLASEGYPGAYEKGKVILGIDEAEEIEGVTVFHAGTAKNFDDELVTAGGRVLNVVALGDSFDDAREKAYEACDLINFEGKQYRSDIGKRAAAGRAAWEN
- a CDS encoding adenylosuccinate synthase codes for the protein MPSTVLIGAQWGDEGKGKVTDLIAREYDYVVRYQGGNNAGHTVIHGDKKLALHLMPSGVMYEHAVPVIGNGVVVDPGVLIKEMAMLEAEGISCKNLKISCDAHVIMPYHKDFDGADEKRLGDNKIGTTKRGIGPCYQDKVARKGIRIQDLLDEKIFRLKLEAVLSQKNPILEKIYGLHTYTVEEICEEYLPYARILKPYMAETAQLLNEAVRAGKSILFEGAQGTLLDIDHGTYPYVTSSSCCAGGAATGTGVGPTVIDRVLGIQKAYVTRVGEGPFPTEQRFPEDGGEGEEAEVGELLCKVGHEFGVTTGRKRRCGWFDAVIARYAAEVNGLTDVALTKLDVLSAFDTIKVCTAYECEGKLYDYFPMQQSVLFHAKSVYEELPGWKDVDITGCRTFEELPENAQRYVEYLEKITGVPVSIIAVGPDRDQTIMRGWDR